A single region of the Solwaraspora sp. WMMD406 genome encodes:
- a CDS encoding DUF3558 family protein — protein MPGPRVGAARRTYRVGPAHRLLFSLATALLVAAASACSSDGTTTQPADPGGQPAGAASQPADQQSGGESTPPVDACTLLTADEVTPIIGAHDGGGPGDGVGESVCVWENPDTYHSVTVSIGGPGTAASGQLPAESAYGETEPGPDGIRFAPGGIAEFIVGDRASEVQVVAPDTDRDVTVELIGLIRSRL, from the coding sequence ATGCCAGGACCACGGGTCGGCGCCGCACGCCGCACCTACCGAGTCGGGCCAGCACACCGACTCCTGTTCAGCCTCGCGACGGCGCTGCTGGTCGCGGCGGCCTCCGCCTGCTCGTCGGACGGCACGACGACCCAGCCGGCCGACCCCGGCGGCCAGCCGGCCGGAGCAGCGAGTCAGCCGGCGGACCAGCAGTCCGGCGGCGAGTCGACGCCGCCGGTCGACGCCTGCACGCTGCTCACCGCCGACGAGGTCACCCCGATCATCGGCGCGCACGACGGCGGCGGGCCCGGTGACGGCGTCGGCGAAAGCGTCTGCGTGTGGGAAAACCCGGACACCTATCACTCGGTGACGGTCAGCATCGGCGGTCCGGGCACGGCCGCCTCCGGCCAGCTGCCCGCCGAATCGGCGTACGGCGAGACGGAACCCGGCCCGGACGGCATCCGCTTCGCTCCCGGCGGCATCGCCGAGTTCATCGTCGGCGACCGGGCCAGCGAGGTCCAGGTCGTCGCTCCCGACACCGACCGGGACGTCACCGTCGAACTGATCGGCCTGATCAG
- a CDS encoding TetR/AcrR family transcriptional regulator, with amino-acid sequence MAADNEGRPTRKYRSAVREESARRTRRAIVNAARDLFVERGYAGASLADVAVVAGVARPTVFAAFGSKPALLRQVLDEALAGDDEPVPVVERPWFQPVRLADTAEGVLDAYAEVCRLIGGRTARIFETVRQAADDAEEVAQVWETLLRNRRIGATGVVGRLRDLGPLRYGADIDRSVDLVWFYNDPAHYGSLVLRCGWDETAFRDWLASQLKHAVLLPGR; translated from the coding sequence ATGGCAGCCGACAACGAGGGCAGGCCGACCCGCAAATACCGGTCAGCGGTACGGGAGGAGAGCGCCCGGCGGACCCGACGGGCGATCGTCAACGCCGCCCGGGACCTCTTCGTCGAACGCGGCTACGCCGGCGCCTCGCTCGCCGACGTCGCCGTCGTGGCCGGTGTCGCCCGCCCCACCGTCTTCGCCGCCTTCGGCTCCAAACCGGCGCTGCTGCGCCAGGTCCTCGACGAGGCGCTGGCCGGCGACGACGAACCGGTGCCGGTCGTCGAACGGCCCTGGTTCCAGCCGGTGCGCCTCGCCGACACCGCCGAAGGCGTCCTCGACGCGTACGCGGAAGTGTGCCGGCTGATCGGCGGCCGGACCGCGCGGATCTTCGAGACCGTACGGCAGGCGGCCGACGACGCCGAAGAGGTCGCGCAGGTCTGGGAGACGCTGCTGCGCAACCGCCGGATCGGCGCCACCGGCGTGGTCGGGCGACTGCGCGACCTCGGCCCGCTGCGGTACGGCGCGGACATCGACCGGTCGGTGGATCTCGTCTGGTTCTACAACGACCCGGCGCACTACGGCAGCCTGGTGCTGCGCTGCGGCTGGGACGAAACCGCCTTCCGGGACTGGCTGGCCAGCCAGCTGAAACACGCGGTCCTGCTGCCCGGCCGATGA